A genome region from Aurantiacibacter sp. MUD61 includes the following:
- a CDS encoding ATP12 family chaperone protein, whose translation MKKFWKEVSVQQSDAGWQVTLDGRGIKTQRGGQQVVPTEACAQMLAKEWAAQGDEVDPKSFIFRDMADFAIDIVRPDRDGTITKLLSYADTDTLTYRANPDEPLYERQEQMWEPLVTAFEKRHDVSVQRVSGIMHAQQPEKTMQSVRKRLEQEDDFTLAALMTLASLAASIVVPLAVIDDEADSEAMFAAANAEEDWQAELWGWDAQAEAARKARLEAFACAARFAKAVRG comes from the coding sequence ATGAAGAAATTCTGGAAAGAGGTTTCGGTTCAGCAGTCCGATGCGGGCTGGCAGGTGACGCTGGATGGTCGCGGGATCAAGACGCAGCGCGGCGGGCAGCAGGTGGTGCCGACCGAAGCCTGCGCGCAGATGCTGGCCAAGGAATGGGCCGCGCAGGGCGACGAGGTCGATCCCAAAAGCTTCATTTTCCGCGACATGGCAGATTTCGCCATCGACATTGTGCGGCCCGACCGTGACGGCACGATCACCAAGCTGCTCAGCTATGCCGACACCGATACGCTGACCTATCGCGCCAATCCTGATGAGCCGCTGTATGAGCGGCAGGAACAGATGTGGGAGCCGCTGGTGACTGCATTTGAAAAGCGCCACGATGTCTCCGTGCAGCGCGTGAGCGGGATCATGCACGCGCAGCAGCCGGAAAAGACGATGCAAAGCGTGCGCAAGCGGCTGGAACAGGAAGACGACTTCACCCTCGCAGCGCTGATGACGCTCGCCTCGCTCGCCGCATCGATTGTCGTGCCGCTGGCGGTTATCGACGACGAGGCAGACAGCGAAGCGATGTTCGCAGCCGCCAATGCCGAAGAGGACTGGCAGGCCGAGCTATGGGGCTGGGATGCGCAGGCGGAAGCCGCGCGCAAGGCACGGCTGGAAGCCTTTGCCTGCGCCGCGCGCTTTGCGAAAGCTGTTCGCGGCTAA
- a CDS encoding DUF2262 domain-containing protein gives MAARTLLRLLSSALPTAKADRIITCRVDAGKPFASTRGRNFQVRIAAWQEEDGTRHADPIVLKRDVFLPPSVSLWAQAMPAKSLCRVAIGPIEKRPYFYPTAPLLAFLGRGEDAGFAEASAPLVSPFTFGDPQVGTFQSRTGFPRDFQGEMDWHGTTINVSIQRGADFSEATLQRQATQLCDMRSRAAEILGRARLKAAEELYPVWHDNGWYGDGRVLDLDDWKARLSLCAIDLDPEGSFDLVFEDGDLFAGHAIVLHADESGQFENASLFG, from the coding sequence GTGGCGGCGCGCACTTTGCTCCGCCTGCTGAGCAGCGCCTTGCCCACCGCGAAAGCCGACCGGATCATCACATGTCGCGTGGATGCGGGGAAGCCCTTCGCATCGACACGCGGCCGCAACTTCCAGGTCCGTATCGCTGCCTGGCAAGAGGAGGACGGCACGCGTCACGCCGATCCGATTGTGTTGAAGCGGGATGTATTCCTGCCGCCCTCAGTAAGCCTATGGGCACAGGCGATGCCCGCAAAGTCGCTGTGCCGGGTCGCCATCGGGCCAATTGAAAAGCGCCCCTATTTTTACCCCACCGCACCGCTGTTGGCCTTTCTTGGCCGGGGCGAAGACGCCGGATTTGCCGAGGCAAGCGCGCCTCTGGTCTCGCCATTCACCTTCGGCGATCCGCAAGTTGGCACTTTCCAATCTCGAACCGGCTTTCCGAGAGATTTTCAGGGCGAAATGGATTGGCACGGAACAACGATCAATGTGTCGATCCAGCGAGGCGCGGATTTTTCGGAAGCGACGCTTCAGCGGCAGGCCACCCAGCTGTGCGACATGCGATCGCGTGCTGCTGAAATCCTCGGCCGGGCACGATTGAAGGCCGCCGAAGAGCTATATCCCGTCTGGCACGACAACGGATGGTATGGCGATGGGCGCGTACTCGACCTCGACGATTGGAAAGCGCGGCTATCCTTATGTGCCATCGACCTCGACCCCGAAGGCAGCTTCGATCTCGTGTTCGAGGATGGCGACCTGTTCGCGGGGCATGCGATCGTCCTCCATGCCGACGAGAGCGGCCAGTTCGAGAATGCATCACTGTTTGGTTGA
- the rpsU gene encoding 30S ribosomal protein S21, with translation MQIIVRDNNVEQALRALKKKLQREGVYREMKLRRHYEKPSEKRAREKAAAVRRARKLERKRMERDGIK, from the coding sequence ATGCAGATCATCGTCCGCGATAACAATGTCGAGCAGGCCCTCCGCGCGCTCAAGAAGAAGCTGCAGCGGGAAGGTGTGTATCGCGAGATGAAGCTGCGTCGTCACTACGAAAAGCCCAGCGAAAAGCGCGCCCGCGAAAAGGCCGCTGCCGTGCGCCGCGCCCGCAAGCTGGAGCGCAAGCGTATGGAGCGTGACGGCATCAAGTAA
- a CDS encoding RluA family pseudouridine synthase — MSNKQDADQVRQFTVDADDDGVRLDRWFKRHLPQVGFGTVSRWARTGQLRVDGSRAKVDDRLSEGQVLRVPPGGEDGARTKRQRRELTEAEIAEAEEMLITRTRSALVLNKPPGLATQGGTKTTKHVDGLLDAFAGEDEQRPKLVHRLDKDTSGVLLVARTSGSAAFYSKRFSGRTAKKIYWALVVGVPDIHEGTIEAPLAKQPGTGGEKMHVDMEGGQPARTVYRVVERAGNAAAWVELQPFTGRTHQLRVHMAAIGHPIVGDGKYGGQDAFLTGSVSRKMHLHARRLIIDGPKGEQLDVTAPLPEHFAQSMEQLGFDETLSDAGPVATPPPERSKEEKKQAARQHAKQYRKNRRGERKGRGQPGGKKRGAKPKPKGKR; from the coding sequence ATGAGCAACAAGCAAGACGCAGATCAGGTTCGCCAGTTCACCGTCGATGCCGATGATGATGGCGTGCGGCTGGACCGCTGGTTCAAGCGGCATTTGCCGCAAGTCGGCTTTGGAACCGTCAGCCGCTGGGCGCGCACCGGTCAGCTGCGCGTGGATGGCAGCCGCGCCAAGGTGGATGATCGCCTTTCCGAAGGGCAGGTCCTGCGGGTTCCGCCGGGCGGTGAAGACGGCGCGCGCACGAAGCGCCAGCGCCGCGAGCTGACCGAAGCAGAGATTGCAGAGGCCGAGGAAATGCTGATCACCCGCACCCGATCGGCGCTGGTCCTCAACAAGCCTCCGGGCCTCGCCACACAGGGCGGCACCAAGACGACCAAGCATGTCGACGGGTTGCTCGATGCCTTTGCAGGCGAGGACGAGCAGCGCCCCAAACTCGTCCACCGGCTGGACAAGGATACCTCCGGCGTCCTGCTGGTGGCGCGCACATCGGGCAGCGCGGCTTTCTATTCCAAGCGCTTTTCCGGTCGGACCGCGAAGAAGATTTACTGGGCGCTGGTGGTCGGCGTGCCCGATATTCACGAAGGCACAATCGAAGCGCCGCTCGCCAAGCAGCCGGGCACCGGCGGCGAGAAGATGCATGTCGATATGGAAGGCGGCCAGCCAGCCAGGACGGTCTACCGCGTGGTCGAACGCGCTGGCAACGCAGCCGCCTGGGTCGAATTGCAGCCTTTCACCGGGCGCACCCACCAGCTGCGCGTGCATATGGCAGCGATCGGTCACCCGATCGTAGGAGACGGCAAATATGGCGGGCAGGATGCTTTCCTGACCGGCAGCGTCAGCCGCAAGATGCACCTCCACGCTCGACGCCTGATTATCGACGGGCCGAAGGGCGAACAGCTCGATGTGACCGCTCCCCTGCCCGAACATTTCGCGCAGAGCATGGAGCAACTGGGCTTCGATGAAACGCTGAGCGATGCTGGCCCCGTCGCCACGCCGCCGCCCGAGCGCAGCAAGGAAGAGAAAAAGCAGGCCGCGCGCCAGCACGCCAAGCAATACCGCAAGAACCGCCGCGGCGAACGCAAGGGTCGCGGCCAGCCGGGCGGCAAGAAACGCGGAGCAAAGCCCAAGCCAAAGGGCAAACGCTAG
- a CDS encoding MlaD family protein: METRANHVWVGVVTLVLLAAAAFFFIWLAGLSDRDNKEYDIFFEQSVGGVAEGSVVTYSGVPVGQVLDISIWERDPEFVKVRLRIDDRTPIHVGTEASVSASFTGVSNISLAGGRSNLPLISCDTTDCPEGVPVIPPAPGAIGEILASAPLLLERLATLTDRLTRVLDDDNQDSISGILRNTDAISGELARTSPEIERTLQELQGTLNQSTATLAAFEDTLTSVDALVENDGAQLSDDLRATLASARQAAAALEATLANVEPLTEQLSQDTLPAATATMRDLRETSENLRSLTERIETEGAGSILSGPSLPDYEP, translated from the coding sequence ATGGAAACCAGAGCAAACCATGTCTGGGTCGGGGTAGTCACATTGGTGCTACTCGCCGCCGCAGCTTTTTTCTTCATCTGGCTTGCGGGCCTGAGCGACCGTGACAACAAGGAGTATGACATCTTCTTCGAGCAGTCGGTCGGCGGCGTCGCAGAAGGGTCTGTCGTTACCTATTCGGGCGTGCCCGTCGGGCAGGTTCTCGATATCAGCATCTGGGAACGCGATCCGGAATTCGTGAAAGTACGCCTGCGCATCGATGATCGCACACCTATCCATGTCGGCACCGAAGCCAGCGTTTCTGCGAGTTTCACAGGCGTATCCAACATCTCGCTTGCCGGCGGGCGCAGTAATCTGCCGCTGATCAGCTGCGATACAACGGATTGTCCCGAAGGTGTGCCGGTGATCCCGCCAGCGCCGGGTGCCATCGGTGAAATCCTTGCCAGCGCGCCGCTGCTGCTGGAGCGCCTCGCCACGCTGACCGATCGGCTCACCCGCGTGCTCGATGATGACAACCAGGATTCGATTTCGGGTATCCTGCGCAACACCGATGCGATCAGCGGAGAGCTGGCGCGCACCTCGCCGGAAATCGAGCGGACCTTGCAGGAACTGCAGGGCACGCTGAACCAGTCCACGGCAACGCTGGCAGCTTTCGAGGATACGCTGACTTCCGTCGATGCGCTTGTCGAGAATGACGGGGCACAGCTGAGCGATGATCTGCGCGCAACGCTCGCTTCGGCACGTCAAGCCGCGGCAGCGCTGGAAGCGACGCTCGCCAATGTCGAGCCGCTAACTGAGCAGCTTTCGCAAGACACGCTGCCTGCCGCGACGGCTACGATGCGCGATTTGCGTGAGACCAGCGAAAACCTGCGCAGCCTCACTGAACGTATTGAAACCGAAGGCGCCGGTTCGATTTTGAGCGGGCCGTCGCTGCCCGATTACGAACCTTGA
- a CDS encoding HAD-IA family hydrolase — protein MSAVRLAVFDCDGTLSDGQAGVCNAMDVAFETAGLGTPDRHFVRRIVGLSLPQAIRQLAPEADDDQLLAAVEAYKSAFRQSREDGSLREPLYDGIPDLLRRLHGTGWTLGVATGKSDRGLASTLSANDLTDLFSTLHTADRHPSKPHPAMLEAAMADVLADRGDTVMIGDTVYDIQMAAAAGCRAIGVDWGYHEPEELRDAGAIGVATTMEELEALING, from the coding sequence GTGAGCGCCGTCCGCCTCGCCGTGTTCGATTGCGATGGTACGCTCTCGGATGGGCAGGCGGGCGTGTGCAATGCGATGGATGTCGCATTCGAGACGGCCGGGCTTGGCACGCCGGACAGGCATTTCGTGCGGCGGATCGTCGGGCTGAGCCTGCCGCAAGCCATCCGCCAGCTGGCACCGGAAGCGGACGACGATCAGCTGCTCGCGGCCGTCGAGGCCTACAAGTCCGCCTTCCGCCAATCGCGCGAGGACGGTTCCCTGCGAGAGCCGCTGTACGATGGCATTCCCGACCTGCTGCGCCGCCTTCACGGTACCGGCTGGACGCTGGGCGTCGCCACCGGCAAATCGGATCGCGGGCTGGCCAGCACGCTTTCAGCGAATGATCTCACCGATTTGTTCTCCACTCTGCACACGGCAGACAGGCACCCGTCAAAACCGCATCCGGCCATGCTGGAAGCGGCGATGGCGGATGTGCTCGCAGACCGCGGCGATACGGTGATGATTGGCGATACCGTCTACGATATCCAGATGGCCGCTGCCGCTGGCTGCCGCGCTATCGGGGTCGACTGGGGCTATCACGAGCCGGAAGAGCTGCGCGACGCGGGCGCCATCGGCGTGGCGACCACGATGGAAGAGCTGGAGGCGCTGATCAATGGCTGA
- a CDS encoding ABC transporter permease has product MREWADFSVEERGGRVTVSITGPLTVSGIGRLDPALRDFDDSVQTVDISAVERIDTVGAWIVHRFAEEKGAEINGASEAALVLIDAVEECAFEGDITPERDTSLKNFAADVGEKVVDFGNGLKHNVSFLGAIVAALGGTIAHPRRLRIRALVRQMELVGVSALPIVGLMSFLIGIVIAQQGAVQLQQFGAEAFTVNLVGRITLRELGVLMTAIMVAGRSGSAFAAQIGTMQLTEEVDAMRTIGVSPTEALVLPRILAAVLMMPLLGFYASIMAIIGGAMIGDLMLGIPFWTFIARVQEVVPIHDFWVGMIKAPVFGLIIALSGCYQGMQVKGNAEEVGLRTTMAVVQAIFMVIVLDAFFAVFFTEIGLG; this is encoded by the coding sequence ATGCGCGAATGGGCCGATTTCAGTGTTGAAGAGCGGGGTGGCCGGGTGACAGTGTCGATCACCGGTCCGCTTACGGTATCGGGCATCGGGCGGCTCGATCCGGCGCTGCGCGACTTCGACGATTCGGTGCAGACGGTCGATATTTCCGCCGTGGAGCGGATCGACACGGTCGGTGCATGGATCGTCCACCGTTTTGCCGAGGAAAAAGGCGCGGAGATCAACGGCGCGAGCGAGGCTGCGCTGGTGCTGATCGATGCAGTGGAAGAATGCGCGTTTGAAGGCGACATCACGCCGGAGCGTGACACGTCGCTCAAGAATTTCGCCGCCGATGTGGGTGAAAAGGTCGTCGATTTCGGCAACGGCCTGAAACACAATGTCAGCTTCCTTGGCGCCATTGTTGCGGCATTGGGTGGGACAATTGCACACCCGCGTCGCCTGCGCATACGCGCGCTTGTGCGGCAGATGGAGCTGGTCGGCGTTTCGGCTTTGCCCATCGTCGGGCTGATGAGTTTCCTGATCGGCATCGTGATTGCGCAGCAGGGTGCGGTGCAATTGCAGCAGTTCGGGGCAGAGGCCTTCACCGTCAATCTGGTCGGCCGAATCACTCTGCGCGAACTGGGCGTGCTGATGACGGCGATCATGGTGGCGGGCCGGTCAGGCTCTGCCTTTGCCGCGCAGATCGGCACCATGCAACTGACCGAGGAAGTCGATGCGATGCGCACGATCGGCGTCTCGCCGACCGAAGCGCTAGTGCTGCCTCGTATCCTTGCAGCAGTGCTGATGATGCCGCTGCTGGGCTTTTATGCGTCGATCATGGCGATTATCGGCGGCGCGATGATCGGCGATCTGATGCTCGGCATTCCGTTCTGGACGTTCATCGCCCGCGTACAGGAAGTGGTGCCGATCCACGATTTCTGGGTTGGCATGATCAAGGCGCCGGTGTTCGGCCTCATCATCGCTTTGTCAGGCTGTTATCAGGGCATGCAGGTCAAAGGAAACGCCGAAGAGGTCGGTCTGCGCACCACCATGGCCGTCGTGCAGGCGATCTTCATGGTGATCGTGCTTGATGCGTTCTTTGCCGTGTTTTTCACGGAGATTGGCCTCGGATGA
- a CDS encoding valine--tRNA ligase → MTRELDKTFDPAAIEAKWYSHWEETGAFRPERPDAEAFTLVNPPPNVTGSLHIGHALDNTLQDIVVRYERLRGKDALWVVGMDHAGIATQMVVERQLEERQDKRTNYSREDFIDKVWQWKAESGGQITKQLRRLGCSMDWSREQFTMDDHFTKAVLKVFVDLHEKGLIYRDKRLVNWDPKLKTAISDLEVETENVAGHFWTFIYPLADGSGDIRVSTTRPETMLADMAVAVHPDDDRYKDLLARGAKVKLPITGREIPIVADEHADPELGSGAVKITPGHDFNDFDVGKRAGIAPADMLNMLDAEARVCQTADELVPEELIGMDRFDARKHVVEMMKEQGHLVPHITKTKKGEEQELDAEPRTIPTPFGDRGGVPIEPWLTDQWYVDAEKLAVKPIEAVKSGEVEIVPKTWEKTFFNWMENIQPWCVSRQLWWGHRIPAWYDADGNAYVAMTEDEAQAQAGEGVALTRDEDVLDTWFSSALWPFATLGWPDRTDLLEKHYPNSLLISGFDILFFWDARMLMSGYFNMGERPWERLYLHGLVRAADGSKMSKSKGNVVDPLGLIDQYGADALRFFMAAMESQGRDIKMDERRVEGYRNFATKLWNATRFCQSNGIGASSTIKAPAARLAANQWIIGEVQQTVEALDAAMADLRFDAAANTIYQFTWSRFCDWYLELIKPVLQGDADSPAALETREVAGWALDQILVMLHPFMPFVTEELWHAQGERSYDLILAKWPNPRAEVSKEATDAIDWTIALTTATRGARNELGISPGEKLAAFVANPSDVAQRVLDRSSAAIERLARLTPVTVGEAPAGAAMQVTAGDDVLVIPLEGVIDIDAERARLEKALAASQKEAKSLEGRLGNANFVERAKPEAVEKAREDLAHHTAEIARLEGALARLG, encoded by the coding sequence ATGACCCGTGAACTCGACAAGACATTCGATCCCGCCGCGATTGAGGCGAAATGGTATTCCCATTGGGAGGAAACCGGCGCGTTCCGGCCCGAGCGCCCCGATGCCGAAGCCTTCACGCTGGTCAACCCGCCGCCCAACGTCACCGGCTCGCTCCACATCGGCCACGCGCTCGACAATACGCTGCAGGACATTGTCGTTCGATACGAGCGCCTGCGCGGCAAGGATGCGCTGTGGGTGGTCGGCATGGATCACGCCGGGATCGCCACGCAGATGGTGGTCGAGCGCCAGCTGGAGGAACGGCAGGACAAGCGGACCAATTACAGCCGAGAAGATTTCATCGACAAGGTCTGGCAATGGAAAGCCGAAAGCGGCGGCCAGATCACCAAACAGCTGCGCCGCCTCGGCTGCTCGATGGACTGGAGCCGCGAGCAGTTCACGATGGACGACCATTTCACCAAGGCCGTGCTCAAGGTCTTCGTGGACCTGCACGAAAAGGGCCTGATCTACCGCGACAAGCGGCTGGTAAACTGGGACCCCAAGCTGAAGACCGCCATCTCCGATCTCGAAGTCGAGACCGAGAATGTCGCGGGCCATTTCTGGACTTTTATCTATCCGCTGGCCGATGGATCGGGCGACATCCGCGTCTCGACCACGCGGCCAGAAACCATGCTCGCCGATATGGCCGTGGCGGTACATCCGGACGATGATCGCTATAAGGACCTGCTCGCACGCGGAGCGAAGGTGAAGCTGCCGATCACCGGCCGCGAGATTCCCATTGTGGCGGACGAACACGCCGATCCGGAGCTCGGCTCAGGCGCAGTGAAGATCACGCCGGGGCATGACTTCAACGATTTCGACGTGGGCAAGCGCGCCGGCATCGCGCCAGCCGACATGCTCAACATGCTCGATGCAGAGGCGCGTGTCTGCCAGACGGCGGACGAGCTGGTGCCCGAAGAGCTGATCGGCATGGACCGGTTCGACGCGCGCAAGCACGTGGTCGAAATGATGAAGGAACAGGGCCACCTCGTCCCGCACATCACCAAGACCAAGAAAGGCGAGGAGCAGGAGCTCGACGCAGAGCCGCGCACCATCCCCACCCCGTTCGGCGACCGTGGCGGCGTGCCGATCGAACCGTGGCTGACAGACCAGTGGTATGTCGATGCCGAAAAGCTGGCGGTGAAGCCGATCGAGGCGGTGAAGTCTGGCGAAGTCGAGATCGTCCCCAAGACTTGGGAAAAGACCTTCTTCAACTGGATGGAGAACATCCAGCCGTGGTGCGTCAGCCGCCAATTGTGGTGGGGTCACCGGATTCCGGCCTGGTATGACGCGGACGGAAACGCCTATGTCGCGATGACCGAGGATGAAGCGCAGGCGCAGGCCGGTGAAGGCGTTGCCCTGACGCGCGACGAGGACGTTCTCGACACTTGGTTCTCCTCCGCGCTCTGGCCTTTCGCCACGCTCGGCTGGCCGGACCGGACCGACCTGCTCGAAAAGCATTATCCCAACAGCCTGCTGATCAGCGGCTTCGACATCCTGTTCTTCTGGGATGCGCGCATGCTGATGTCGGGCTATTTCAACATGGGCGAGCGCCCGTGGGAAAGGCTCTATCTCCACGGCCTCGTGCGCGCGGCGGATGGCTCCAAGATGAGCAAGTCCAAAGGCAATGTCGTCGATCCGCTCGGCCTCATCGACCAGTACGGCGCGGACGCGCTGCGCTTTTTCATGGCGGCGATGGAAAGCCAGGGCCGCGACATCAAGATGGATGAGCGCCGGGTCGAGGGCTATCGTAACTTCGCCACCAAGCTGTGGAATGCGACGCGGTTCTGCCAGTCGAACGGCATCGGCGCGTCCTCCACGATCAAGGCTCCGGCAGCACGCCTCGCGGCGAACCAATGGATCATCGGCGAAGTGCAACAGACGGTCGAAGCGCTCGATGCCGCCATGGCCGACCTGCGCTTCGATGCCGCCGCCAACACGATCTACCAATTCACGTGGAGCCGTTTCTGTGACTGGTATCTCGAATTGATCAAGCCGGTGTTGCAAGGCGATGCGGACAGCCCCGCCGCCTTGGAAACCCGCGAAGTCGCCGGATGGGCGCTCGACCAGATTTTGGTCATGCTGCACCCCTTCATGCCCTTCGTGACCGAAGAGTTGTGGCATGCCCAAGGTGAGCGCAGCTACGATTTGATCCTCGCCAAATGGCCCAACCCGCGCGCAGAGGTCTCGAAGGAAGCGACCGACGCCATCGACTGGACCATCGCCCTCACCACCGCCACGCGCGGCGCGCGCAACGAACTCGGCATTTCACCGGGCGAGAAGCTGGCGGCCTTTGTTGCGAATCCTTCGGATGTCGCGCAACGCGTGCTCGACCGCAGCTCTGCCGCCATCGAGCGCCTCGCGCGCCTGACGCCCGTCACTGTGGGCGAGGCACCCGCAGGGGCGGCGATGCAGGTAACGGCTGGCGACGACGTCTTGGTCATCCCGCTCGAAGGCGTAATCGATATCGACGCCGAACGCGCGCGACTGGAAAAGGCCTTGGCCGCCTCGCAGAAGGAAGCAAAGAGCCTCGAAGGCCGCCTCGGCAATGCGAACTTCGTCGAACGTGCGAAGCCCGAAGCGGTCGAAAAGGCGCGCGAGGATCTGGCGCATCACACGGCGGAGATCGCGCGGCTTGAAGGCGCGCTGGCGCGGTTGGGATAA
- the crcB gene encoding fluoride efflux transporter CrcB, with the protein MSQTTSPLLASAYVALGGGLGSLARYQLGRFMTSWLGAPVISVFPFATLAVNTIGSLLMGLLAGWLFRSAPENAESLRLLLGVGLLGGFTTFSAFSLELSLLIERGQIGMAAIYLMLSIGLGVTGFVFGLMVTRLFS; encoded by the coding sequence ATGTCCCAAACGACTTCTCCCCTTCTCGCCTCTGCCTATGTGGCATTGGGCGGCGGCCTGGGTTCGCTCGCGCGATACCAGCTCGGCCGCTTTATGACCTCATGGCTCGGCGCGCCTGTCATCAGCGTCTTTCCCTTTGCCACGCTTGCAGTCAACACGATCGGCAGCCTGCTGATGGGCCTGCTCGCCGGATGGCTGTTCCGCAGCGCACCCGAAAATGCAGAGAGCCTGCGCCTCTTGCTGGGTGTCGGCCTGCTCGGCGGGTTCACCACATTCAGCGCCTTCAGCCTCGAGCTGTCATTGCTGATCGAGCGCGGACAGATCGGGATGGCGGCGATTTACCTGATGCTGTCCATCGGGCTCGGCGTAACCGGCTTTGTCTTTGGCCTCATGGTCACGCGGTTGTTCTCATGA
- a CDS encoding ABC-type transport auxiliary lipoprotein family protein, which yields MTNFAKPVLASLAAITLLGGCVSIGGAEAPDQLLTLTPATNAPEGSGTEGEASNALAVQVPSVNQRLNVNRIPVITSDSSLAYLVDAWWVEKPARLFRNVLAETIRARGNRLVASGPEMEFVARTQLSGQLTAMDYDAQTGSVFIRYDAVLEAPGAQVRTRRFEERISGIPAEATAVGAAMNDAANQIAADVADWVD from the coding sequence GTGACGAATTTTGCCAAACCCGTTCTCGCCAGCCTTGCGGCGATCACCCTGCTGGGCGGCTGTGTAAGCATCGGCGGCGCGGAAGCGCCTGACCAATTGCTGACCCTGACCCCTGCCACCAACGCACCCGAAGGCAGCGGAACCGAAGGCGAGGCGAGTAACGCGCTCGCGGTGCAAGTGCCGAGCGTCAACCAGCGGCTCAACGTCAATCGTATCCCGGTGATCACGAGCGACAGCTCGCTCGCCTATCTTGTCGATGCGTGGTGGGTGGAAAAGCCCGCGCGCCTGTTCCGCAATGTGCTGGCCGAAACGATCCGCGCGCGCGGCAATCGCCTGGTGGCGAGCGGCCCGGAAATGGAATTCGTCGCACGGACGCAGCTTTCCGGCCAGCTGACGGCAATGGATTATGACGCGCAGACCGGCAGCGTGTTCATTCGCTATGACGCGGTGCTCGAAGCGCCCGGAGCGCAAGTCCGCACGCGCCGTTTTGAAGAGCGGATTTCCGGCATTCCCGCAGAAGCGACGGCGGTTGGCGCGGCGATGAACGATGCGGCGAACCAGATCGCTGCGGATGTCGCCGACTGGGTTGATTGA
- a CDS encoding ABC transporter ATP-binding protein, with protein MSDQETHDHVAETAEDIPEIEDSEYPIRIHSLTNAFGDFVVHEDLDLDVRRGEILGVVGGSGTGKSVLMRSIIGLQRPAEGDVEVFGKNITEAEPDEEIGVRSRWGVLFQGGALFSTLTVAENVQVPLKQFYPELDQELLNEIARYKVVLTGLPENAAAKFPSELSGGMKKRAGLARALALDPELLFLDEPTAGLDPVGAAKFDELLRELTDTLGLTVFLITHDLDTLYAICDRVAVLADKKVIAIGSIPELLETDHPWIQEYFNGPRSRAAAESHDRGKALDKATGEGS; from the coding sequence ATGAGCGATCAGGAAACCCATGATCACGTGGCAGAGACCGCAGAGGATATCCCCGAAATCGAGGATAGCGAATACCCGATCCGCATCCACTCCCTGACCAATGCCTTTGGCGACTTTGTGGTGCACGAAGACCTCGATCTCGACGTTCGCAGGGGCGAAATCCTCGGCGTTGTCGGTGGATCGGGCACGGGGAAATCTGTCCTGATGCGCTCCATCATCGGCCTTCAGCGCCCGGCAGAGGGCGATGTCGAGGTTTTCGGGAAAAACATCACAGAGGCCGAACCGGACGAGGAAATCGGCGTCCGCTCGCGCTGGGGCGTTTTGTTTCAGGGCGGGGCGCTGTTTTCGACGCTGACGGTGGCGGAAAATGTGCAAGTGCCGCTCAAGCAATTTTATCCCGAGCTGGACCAGGAATTACTCAACGAAATCGCCCGTTACAAGGTGGTGCTTACAGGCCTGCCGGAAAATGCTGCGGCAAAATTTCCCAGCGAGCTCTCGGGCGGGATGAAAAAGCGCGCAGGCCTTGCCCGTGCTCTCGCGCTCGATCCCGAATTGCTGTTCTTGGACGAGCCGACTGCGGGCCTCGATCCCGTGGGTGCGGCAAAATTCGACGAGCTGCTGCGCGAACTTACCGATACGCTTGGCCTCACCGTGTTCCTGATCACCCACGATCTCGACACGCTCTATGCGATTTGCGACCGGGTGGCGGTGCTGGCCGACAAGAAGGTCATCGCGATCGGCTCGATCCCCGAACTGCTCGAAACCGATCATCCGTGGATCCAGGAATATTTCAACGGACCGCGCAGCCGCGCCGCAGCAGAATCGCATGATCGCGGGAAAGCATTAGACAAGGCAACGGGCGAAGGTTCATAG